A single region of the Leptodactylus fuscus isolate aLepFus1 chromosome 5, aLepFus1.hap2, whole genome shotgun sequence genome encodes:
- the LOC142204348 gene encoding olfactory receptor 1f45-like, translated as MMCEENQTQVTQIRLLGFRGLHKYKPFLFIAFLLTYIFILAGNLLIILLVTTIDHLKTPMFYFLKHLSTADVLLTTTIVPVMLDMIFVEEGVLTFWGCALQLYFFSIFGIVQCFLIAVMSYDRYLAICHPLRYSSLMSPDLCLLLVIGSWVLVNVSSFSEIFIFIQFNFCGLNSIDHFFCDFGPTLDLATSDTTSLRLHDNVAAIVTIFLPFVFIIVTYCCIFFTILKISSAYGRSKAFSTCRSHLTTVCVYYGSLITVYMVPADENTSSTNKYRSLLYIVVTPLMNPIIYSLRNNKMKRAMQKMVSHIYHNGWKS; from the coding sequence ATGATGTGTGAGGAGAACCAGACACAAGTCACTCAGATACGTCTTCTTGGATTCCGAGGTCTACACAAATACAAACCTTTTCTATTCATCGCGTTCCTCTTGACTTACATATTTATACTGGCTGGAAACCTTCTCATCATCCTATTAGTGACCACTATTGACCACCTGAAGACCCCAATGTTCTACTTTCTGAAACATTTATCCACAGCTGATGTCTTACTCACCACCACCATTGTCCCCGTGATGTTGGACATGATATTTGTTGAGGAGGGCGTCTTGACCTTTTGGGGCTGTGCATTGCAGTTGTATTTCTTCAGTATATTTGGAATTGTTCAATGTTTCCTCATTGCCGTCATGTCCTATGATCGATATTTGGCCATTTGCCATCCATTGCGTTATTCTTCACTGATGAGTCCAGATCTTTGCCTTCTGCTTGTTATTGGGTCGTGGGTTCTAGTCAATGTGTCATCTTTTAGTGAAATCTTTATTTTTATccagtttaacttctgtggccTGAATTCCattgaccacttcttctgtgacTTTGGTCCTACATTGGATTTGGCCACTTCAGATACGACGAGTTTGAGATTACATGACAATGTTGCCGCCATTGTCACTATTTTTTTACCATTTGTTTTTATCATTGTGACCTACTGTTGTATTTTCTTCACCATCCTTAAAATTTCTTCAGCTTATGGTAGAAGTAAAGCCTTCTCCACTTGTAGGTCCCACTTGACCACTGTCTGCGTATATTATGGATCCCTAATCACAGTATACATGGTCCCAGCTGATGAGAACACATCTAGTACCAACAAATACAGATCCCTGTTGTACATAGTAGTGACCCCATTGATGAATCCCATTATCTACAGCCTGAGGAACAACAAGATGAAGAGAGCTATGCAGAAAATGGTCAGTCACATCTATCACAATGGATGGAAAAGTTGA
- the LOC142204349 gene encoding olfactory receptor 1f45-like: MMCEENQTQVTQIRLLGFRGLHKYKPLLFIVFLLTYIFILAGNLLIILLVTTIDHLKTPMFYFLKHLSTADVLLTTTIVPVMLDMIFVEEGVLSFLGCALQLYFFSIFGIVQCFLIAVMSYDRYLAICHPLRYSSLMSPDLCLLLVIGSWVLVNVSSFSEIFILIHFNFCGLNSIDHFFCDLGPILDLATSDTTSLRLHDNVAAIVTIFLPFVFIIVTYCCIFFTILKISSAYGRRKAFSTCTSHLITVCVYYGSLITVYMVPADESTSSTNKYKSLLYIVVTPLMNPIIYSLRNNKMKKAMQKMVSHIYHNGWKR, from the coding sequence ATGATGTGTGAGGAGAACCAGACACAAGTCACTCAGATACGTCTTCTTGGATTCCGAGGTCTACACAAATACAAACCTCTTCTATTCATCGTGTTCCTCTTGACTTACATATTTATACTGGCTGGAAACCTTCTCATCATCCTATTAGTGACCACTATTGACCACCTGAAGACCCCAATGTTCTACTTTCTGAAACATTTATCCACAGCTGATGTCTTACTCACCACCACCATTGTCCCCGTGATGTTGGACATGATATTTGTTGAGGAGGGCGTCTTGTCCTTTTTGGGCTGTGCATTGCAGTTGTATTTCTTCAGTATATTTGGAATTGTTCAATGTTTCCTCATTGCCGTCATGTCCTATGATCGATATTTGGCCATTTGCCATCCATTACGTTATTCTTCACTGATGAGTCCAGATCTTTGCCTTCTGCTTGTTATTGGGTCGTGGGTTCTAGTCAATGTGTCATCTTTTAGTGAAATCTTTATTCTTATCCACTTTAACTTCTGTGGCCTGAATTCCattgaccacttcttctgtgacTTAGGTCCCATATTGGATTTGGCCACTTCAGATACAACGAGTTTGAGATTACATGACAATGTTGCTGCCATTGTCACTATTTTTTTACCATTTGTTTTTATCATTGTGACCTACTGTTGTATTTTCTTCACCATCCTTAAAATTTCTTCAGCTTATGGTAGAAGAAAAGCTTTCTCCACTTGTACCTCCCACCTGATCACTGTCTGCGTATATTATGGATCCCTAATCACAGTATACATGGTCCCAGCTGATGAGAGCACATCCAGTACCAACAAATACAAATCCCTTTTGTACATAGTAGTGACCCCATTGATGAATCCCATTATCTACAGCCTGAGGAACAACAAGATGAAGAAAGCTATGCAGAAAATGGTCAGTCACATCTATCACAATGGATGGAAAAGATGA